The proteins below are encoded in one region of Drosophila gunungcola strain Sukarami chromosome 2R unlocalized genomic scaffold, Dgunungcola_SK_2 000027F, whole genome shotgun sequence:
- the LOC128256707 gene encoding protein TEX261: MAFLYILGWISLGIQIVFLTLSIVAGLYYLAELAEEYTTAARKCILFLISFTIFVYILLMLFEDLPWSLIICGFVAQGFHLGIMGGFPFVRLLSLPLLGSLAMLIINHFLAFQYFTSVYVPFTQVLAYFTICMWIVPFALFVSLSANDSVLPTTVSDQSRRSPDVVSNYFSRNKKQGLLSLFQYLKEAILPGRTKKAF, from the exons ATGGCTTTCCTCTACATACTGGGGTGGATTTCCCTGGGCATACAGATCGTATTCCTCACATTGTCCATAG TGGCTGGCCTGTATTATCTGGCGGAACTGGCGGAGGAGTACACCACGGCGGCGAGGAAGTGCATCCTCTTCCTGATCAGCTTTACAATTTTCGTGTACATACTGCTGATGCTCTTCGAGGACCTGCCGTGGAGCCTGATCATATGCGGATTTGTGGCACAGGGTTTCCATCTAGGGATTATGGGAGGATTTCCCTTCGTCCGACTGCTCTCCCTTCCACTTTTGGGATCCTTGGCCATGCTGATCATCAATCACTTCCTGGCCTTTCAGTATTTTACCAGCGTTTATGTGCCTTTTACGCAG GTGCTGGCCTACTTCACCATCTGCATGTGGATCGTGCCCTTCGCCCTGTTTGTGTCACTCAGTGCCAATGATAGTGTCCTGCCCACCACCGTCAGTGATCAGAGCCGACGCAGTCCGGATGTGGTCAGCAATTACTTCTCGCGGAACAAAAAGCAGGGCCTGCTCTCCCTGTTCCAGTATCTAAAGGAGGCCATCCTCCCTGGACGGACCAAGAAGGCCTTCTAG
- the LOC128256701 gene encoding ribose-5-phosphate isomerase, translating into MLSGLLRRGLQRPQLIQHLGEQLFVGAPVLCTQVRKMEDIALDAAKKTAARTAVDQWVTEDTKILGIGSGSTVVYAVQRIAERVWKEGELTDLICVPSSYQAHHLILDYNLNLGDLDRNPNIDVAIDGADEVDRHMVLIKGGGGCLLQEKVVASCAKNFIVVADYTKNSIRLGEQWCRGVPIEVAPMAYVPIKLHIEALFGGEASLRMAKVKAGPIVTDNGNFLLDWKFIANREYDWDEVNRAITMIPGVLETGLFVNMAQKCYFGMADGNVKVQNK; encoded by the coding sequence ATGTTATCTGGCTTATTGCGACGAGGCCTCCAGCGACCACAGCTTATCCAACATCTAGGCGAACAGCTATTCGTCGGCGCACCCGTACTCTGCACCCAAGTCCGCAAAATGGAAGACATTGCCCTGGACGCGGCCAAGAAAACTGCAGCCCGCACGGCCGTCGATCAGTGGGTCACTGAGGACACGAAGATTCTGGGCATCGGAAGCGGTTCCACCGTCGTCTATGCTGTCCAGCGGATCGCAGAGCGAGTGTGGAAGGAGGGGGAGCTCACCGACCTCATCTGCGTGCCCTCGTCCTACCAGGCGCACCACTTGATACTCGATTACAACCTCAACCTGGGCGATCTGGACAGGAATCCCAACATTGATGTGGCCATCGACGGGGCGGACGAGGTGGACCGGCACATGGTGCTGATCaagggcggcggcggctgcctGCTCCAGGAGAAGGTGGTGGCCTCCTGCGCCAAGAACTTCATCGTGGTGGCCGACTACACAAAGAACTCCATCCGCTTGGGCGAACAGTGGTGCCGCGGGGTTCCCATCGAGGTGGCCCCCATGGCCTACGTGCCCATCAAGCTCCACATCGAAGCCCTGTTCGGCGGAGAAGCCTCGCTGCGCATGGCCAAGGTCAAGGCGGGACCCATCGTCACGGATAATGGCAACTTCCTGCTGGACTGGAAGTTCATCGCCAACAGGGAGTACGACTGGGACGAGGTCAACCGGGCCATCACCATGATTCCGGGTGTTCTCGAGACGGGACTGTTCGTCAACATGGCCCAAAAATGCTACTTCGGTATGGCCGATGGCAATGTCAAGGTCCAGAACAAGTAG
- the LOC128256687 gene encoding uncharacterized protein LOC128256687, whose protein sequence is MKLLLFWCAFSVLATAGCGGAVQETIDIIRVIQEVTEAILKSWELIDKLPAVAEVTAGALIYANQRRMIEKIEAVNGNIRDLEEQQARNTALTIETLLREMQDRSQLLHRLNQLKDLSKFIDLRYEQLKGYEQHKDSLEPTTLVKFAKWNVDPGSNSLSWLLQLLHDSLYSGDSMAPEQTRTHSLLWELSVSFETSPEQMCLARQSAQQFAFQLFTKAALTELKGYSMMEFSWMVLRQHGRGNFTEELLLMRESHQKRIQHAQQVLQKVLSKSSRLYWRCDPRKDGHVEGKTYDRVTRLLQGFVENEINLNQEQNCWSKCGDYHDSRSFGCYQPEEELCGQQPACKGRLYNCNFVESEMSICLSPNNSSRRYEHIAFNDEPGKECHSKVKQASSWSRWLIMRCHYCFCLCDEPGPLSDRYFNLRDSLSQFEQNMVVTGVRFVKVNRVFHLQLQQGELLPRGSINISSLQWQPVQAYNLSDVDIRDGYDFHTLSVDSRAIDLDEISANSTDQVVTGVRFRIFNKHLNLEVRFSYFNFSTGGLIEPQTKSYWLGDNKSHMEGDRKKLILKESDLPTASDLPSLPLSSDDQFMEFVSSSQQKDASQNTLPFVDVQEVVPHPPVPLAGLGIYHKGRPGYGGFFAPKVLTFDLTKIVEDALTQK, encoded by the coding sequence ATGAAGTTGTTGCTATTCTGGTGCGCATTTAGCGTGCTCGCCACTGCCGGATGTGGAGGAGCGGTCCAAGAAACCATCGACATTATTCGGGTGATCCAGGAGGTGACGGAGGCCATCCTCAAGTCGTGGGAACTGATTGACAAGCTACCTGCGGTAGCGGAAGTCACAGCGGGGGCGCTGATCTACGCCAATCAGCGCCGGATGATAGAGAAAATAGAGGCTGTGAACGGGAATATCCGGGatctggaggagcagcaggcCAGGAACACGGCCCTGACCATCGAGACGCTGCTAAGGGAGATGCAGGATAGGTCCCAGCTGCTTCACCGACTTAACCAGCTGAAGGACCTCAGCAAGTTCATTGATCTCCGCTACGAGCAACTGAAGGGCTACGAGCAGCACAAGGACTCGCTTGAGCCGACCACACTGGTGAAATTCGCCAAGTGGAACGTGGATCCTGGATCCAATTCGCTGTCCtggctgctgcaactgctccACGACTCTCTCTACTCGGGTGACTCCATGGCTCCCGAACAGACCCGCACGCACTCCCTGCTCTGGGAGCTAAGTGTCAGCTTTGAGACCTCTCCGGAGCAGATGTGCCTGGCCAGGCAGTCCGCCCAGCAGTTCGCCTTTCAGCTCTTCACCAAGGCAGCTTTGACGGAGCTAAAGGGCTACAGCATGATGGAGTTCTCATGGATGGTGCTGCGCCAGCATGGGCGGGGCAACTTCACCGaggagctgctgctgatgcGAGAGAGCCACCAGAAACGCATCCAGCATGCCCAGCAGGTGCTCCAGAAAGTGTTGTCCAAAAGCAGCCGACTGTACTGGCGCTGCGATCCCCGAAAAGATGGCCATGTGGAGGGCAAAACCTATGACCGTGTCACACGCCTCCTGCAGGGCTTCGTGGAGAACGAGATCAACCTGAACCAGGAGCAAAACTGCTGGAGCAAGTGCGGGGACTACCACGACAGCCGCTCGTTTGGTTGCTATCAGCCGGAGGAGGAGCTCTGTGGCCAGCAGCCCGCCTGCAAGGGCAGGCTCTACAACTGCAACTTCGTCGAGTCGGAAATGTCGATTTGCCTGTCACCCAACAACTCCTCAAGGCGCTACGAGCACATAGCATTCAATGATGAGCCCGGAAAGGAGTGCCATTCCAAGGTGAAGCAGGCCTCCTCCTGGTCCCGCTGGCTTATCATGCGCTGCCACTACTGCTTCTGCCTGTGCGATGAGCCAGGACCCCTGTCCGATCGCTACTTCAACCTGCGCGACTCCCTGTCGCAGTTCGAGCAGAACATGGTCGTGACTGGCGTGCGGTTTGTGAAGGTCAACCGCGTCTTCCacctgcaactgcagcagggCGAGCTCCTGCCCCGCGGATCCATCAATATTAGCTCTCTGCAATGGCAGCCCGTACAAGCGTACAACTTGAGTGACGTGGACATTCGCGATGGCTACGACTTCCACACCCTGAGCGTGGACAGCCGGGCAATTGATCTGGACGAGATTTCGGCCAACTCAACGGACCAAGTGGTGACCGGAGTGCGTTTCCGGATCTTCAACAAACACCTGAACCTGGAGGTGCGCTTCAGTTACTTCAATTTCTCCACCGGTGGTTTGATTGAGCCGCAAACCAAGAGCTATTGGCTGGGCGACAATAAGTCCCACATGGAGGGGGACCGCAAGAAACTGATTTTAAAGGAGAGCGATCTGCCCACCGCTTCGGACTTGCCCTCGCTTCCGCTCTCCAGTGATGACCAGTTCATGGAGTTTGTCAGCTCCAGTCAGCAGAAGGATGCCTCCCAGAACACTTTGCCATTTGTGGATGTGCAGGAGGTGGTGCCGCATCCGCCAGTTCCGCTCGCCGGATTAGGAATCTACCACAAGGGACGACCTGGCTACGGAGGCTTCTTTGCCCCCAAGGTGCTTACATTTGATTTGACCAAGATCGTTGAGGACGCACTTACCCAAAAATAG
- the LOC128256718 gene encoding LOW QUALITY PROTEIN: uncharacterized protein LOC128256718 (The sequence of the model RefSeq protein was modified relative to this genomic sequence to represent the inferred CDS: deleted 1 base in 1 codon), with protein sequence MKKSGDFLSLLNNRDLLKTPSGSPIVNFLVKPMSVEMTTADKLITRARRQRMMDLFEEDRAWEAAELSRFGLSCIKAPDCYPCCTRFECSMAKF encoded by the exons ATGAAGAAGTCGGGGGATTT CCTCTCCCTGCTGAACAATCGCGACCTGCTTAAGACCCCTTCGGGAAGTCCCATCGTCAACTTCCTGGTGAAGCCGATGAGTGTAGAGATGACCACGGCGGACAAGCTGATCACGAGAGCCAGGCGCCAGCGGATGATGGACCTC TTCGAGGAGGATCGCGCCTGGGAAGCGGCCGAATTGTCCCGATTTGGATTGAGCTGCATCAAGGCCCCGGATTGCTATCCCTGCTGCACTCGGTTCGAGTGCTCCATGGCCAAGTTTTAG
- the LOC128256743 gene encoding LOW QUALITY PROTEIN: uncharacterized protein LOC128256743 (The sequence of the model RefSeq protein was modified relative to this genomic sequence to represent the inferred CDS: substituted 1 base at 1 genomic stop codon) translates to MFFRFLRGSSRTKIMCIARGSVLGPKTLQPPYHATHQAHRELSHLSGRRLRWKLGVMQLLSGLRHRYCLWRLRCLLGGAFDVGGFQEGTRQAAATMIEAVHQADWPCIRSCCTERGSADIYGLSQDQRPYGRLVRFQRQHLRHALPVRVVRRWIDGRSYVLVDMLFVGLRNLLDLGTAQEKEEMVQRIQTVLADSQIQEQFDPKHCRLVIAELVLTFCKELGESEVDLQNSADEREDGWLVDSYELHRFKLISFSPKTLSFRVIEFPKPVXQKSPKMSLF, encoded by the coding sequence ATGTTTTTCAGATTTCTACGTGGCTCGAGCCGCACCAAAATTATGTGTATAGCGCGGGGCAGTGTCCTTGGACCCAAAACCCTTCAGCCGCCCTACCACGCAACACACCAAGCACACCGCGAGCTGAGCCATCTGTCCGGGAGGCGACTCCGCTGGAAACTCGGCGTGATGCAGTTGCTCAGTGGACTACGGCACCGCTACTGTCTGTGGCGTCTCCGCTGTCTGCTGGGCGGGGCCTTCGACGTGGGTGGATTCCAGGAGGGCACTCGCCAGGCGGCGGCCACCATGATCGAGGCGGTGCACCAGGCGGACTGGCCCTGCATCCGGAGTTGCTGCACGGAACGCGGATCGGCGGACATCTACGGGTTGTCCCAGGATCAGCGTCCGTACGGCAGACTGGTGCGCTTTCAGAGGCAGCACCTGCGACACGCCCTTCCCGTGAGAGTGGTGCGTCGCTGGATCGATGGTCGTTCATATGTCCTTGTGGACATGCTCTTCGTTGGCCTGCGCAATCTCCTGGACCTTGGGACTGCCCAGGAAAAGGAGGAAATGGTGCAGCGCATTCAGACCGTGCTGGCGGACTCGCAGATCCAAGAGCAGTTCGATCCCAAACACTGCCGCCTGGTCATAGCCGAACTAGTGCTCACCTTCTGCAAGGAGCTTGGCGAATCCGAAGTCGATTTGCAGAATTCAGCTGATGAGCGTGAAGATGGCTGGCTGGTGGACTCCTACGAACTGCACCGCTTCAAACTGATTAGCTTCAGTCCGAAAACTCTGAGTTTTCGCGTTATCGAGTTCCCGAAACCGGTTTAGCAGAAGTCACCCAAAATGTCTCTGTTTTGA
- the LOC128256682 gene encoding LOW QUALITY PROTEIN: aminopeptidase N (The sequence of the model RefSeq protein was modified relative to this genomic sequence to represent the inferred CDS: deleted 1 base in 1 codon) produces the protein MSQLNELCWIFLLLMIPSTPAMYDHYRLPTALEPLHYNLRILTHLESTDQWFEGSVNIDLLARESTKNITLHAAYLKIDENRTTVRSDKDNNCFTDIEVNEVYNFYILHLCQELEKGQLYQLELHFSAKLNDSLSGYYKSSYTDESRKEVHRLAITQFSPTFARQAFPCFDEPSFKSTFNVTLGHHKNYTGLTGMPVLGCEEHDSLENYIWCDHEQLLRTSTYLVAYAVHDLKNAATEESDTFNRVIFRNWMQPKLLDREMISRQMAPKLLALYENLFQSNFPLRKIDQLTVPTHRFSAMENWGLVVFNEERLPENQGVDLQQQKDKYAETVAHEYAHQWFGNLVTMKWWNDLWLKEGTSTYFAYLALDILQPDLTRGERFIAKDLGTFFGKDSSDTVPAISKDVKDPSQILGQFTEYVYEKGALTVRMLHKLIGKESFFRGIRSFLSKYSLGNVAQGDLWDSLEEAAHLDFNLSRAMDSWTLQGGYPLVTLIRDYKTGGLTLNQTRFYQGQNISKNSPCWWVPLSFVKQSLPDFEQTTPQFWLECPSSTQVVHLSGVPAPDEWIILNPQVSTIFRVNYDEHNWDLIRESYCNDPNSGGIHKLNRAQLIDDFMALASVKLQKYDKAFSLLECLKKEEDLLPWQRGVGILNGLGALLHGQEAKEFKIYMKRLLLPLYNSFPKLAGIALSKPALKDIPFLQFVYSQSCRHHVDDCINQAKLLNTFHRNGSQVELPIDFQKIAYCSFLEEGGEKEFLTIFGLFQNSTNAAQRRIWASALGCTRDFKLFEQFLDFTFKSKEKLFSDCYMIAVRTALSREYMVTPTGNYILSHAKTLGEIFKKKELTGLLVSLAENLQSREELEQLSVHLKDLKEYEEPLRKALDLGQINQKWLKDCSSDFSEALRKRI, from the exons ATGTCGCAGCTTAATGAATTATGCTGGATCTTCTTGCTCCTTATGATTCCTTCAACCCCGGCTATGTACGATCATTATCGTTTGCCCACTGCCCTGGAGCCGCTGCACTACAACCTCCGGATCCTCACTCATTTAGAGAGCACAGATCAATGGTTCGAGGGCTCTGTAAATATCGATCTTCTGGCGCGAGAGTCGaccaaaaatataactttgcatGCCGCATATTTAAAGATAGATGAGAATCGAACGACAGTAAGGTCCGACAAGGACAACAACTGCTTCACAGATATTGAAGTAAATGAGGTTTACAACTTCTATATCCTGCACTTGTGTCAGGAACTGGAAAAGGGTCAGCTATACCAACTGGAATTGCACTTTAGTGCAAAGCTAAATGATTCATTGAGTGGCTACTACAAAAGTTCCTACACGGATGAGAGCAGAAAAGAAGTTCA TCGCCTAGCAATCACCCAATTCTCGCCTACATTTGCCCGCCAGGCATTTCCCTGTTTTGATGAGCCCTCCTTTAAGTCCACCTTCAATGTGACTTTAGGCCATCATAAAAACTACACAGGACTGACGGGAATGCCTGTACTTGGATGTGAAGAGCA CGATAGTCTTGAAAACTATATTTGGTGTGATCATGAGCAACTTTTAAGGACCTCGACATATTTAGTGGCCTATGCTGTTCATGACCTTAAAAACGCAGCCACCGAAGAGAGTGACACCTTCAACAGAGTAATCTTCCGCAACTGGATGCAGCCAAAGTTATTGGATCGTGAAATGATTTCCAGGCAAATGGCTCCCAAGCTACTTGCCCTTTATGAGAATCTTTTTCAAAGCAATTTTCCCTTAAGGAAAATCGATCAACTTACAGTACCCACTCATAGATTTTCGGCCATGGAAAATTGGGGTTTGGTTGTTTTTAACGAAGAGAGATTGCCGGAAAACCAAGGCGTTGATCTGCAGCAACAGAAGGATAAATACGCCGAAACGGTGGCACATGAATATGCCCATCAGTGGTTTGGAAATCTAGTTACTATGAAGTGGTGGAATGATCTCTGGTTGAAGGAAGGTACATCTACGTATTTCGCCTACTTGGCTTTGGACATCTTGCAACCTGATTTGACCAGGGGCGAGCGATTTATAGCCAAAGATTTGGGGACTTTTTTTGGCAAGGACTCGAGTGATACTGTGCCGGCCATCTCAAAGGATGTAAAGGATCCTTCACAGATACTCGGACAATTTACGGAGTATGTTTACGAGAAGGGAGCCCTAACTGTCCGCATGTTGCACAAGCTGATTGGCAAGGAGTCCTTTTTCCGTGGCATTCGTTCTTTTCTGAGCAAGTACTCCCTGGGAAATGTGGCTCAAGGAGATCTCTGGGATTCTCTTGAGGAGGCTGCACATTTGGACTTCAATCTGAGTAGGGCCATGGATTCTTGGACCCTTCAGGGGGGCTACCCCTTGGTAACTCTCATTAGGGACTACAAGACTGGCGGACTAACCCTCAATCAAACTAGATTCTACCAGGGCCAGAACATTTCAAAGAACTCACCCTGCTGGTGGGTGCCCTTAAGTTTTGTGAAGCAAAGTCTACCTGACTTCGAGCAAACCACTCCACAATTTTGGTTAGAGTGTCCTTCTTCTACGCAAGTTGTGCACTTGTCTGGTGTTCCAGCACCCGATGAATGGATAATTCTTAATCCCCAAGTTAGCACAATTTTTAGAGTTAACTATGATGAACACAATTGGGACCTTATAAGGGAAAGCTATTGTAATGATCCCAACTCTGGTGGCATTCACAAACTAAACAGAGCTCAGCTAATAGATGATTTCATGGCTTTGGCTTCAGTAAAACTGCAAAAGTATGACAAAGCCTTCAGTCTGTTGgaatgtttgaaaaaagaaGAGGACCTTCTGCCTTGGCAGCGAGGTGTTGGCATCTTAAATGGCTTAGGTGCTTTGCTGCATGGTCAGGAGGCAAAAGAATTCAAG ATCTATATGAAAAGACTGCTTTTACCGCTGTACAATAGCTTTCCCAAATTAGCAGGGATAGCGCTGTCAAAACCCGCCCTCAAGGATATTCCCTTTTTGCAGTTCGTATACTCGCAATCTTGTCGCCATCACGTGGATGACTGCATTAATCAGGCTAAACTACTGAACACGTTCCATCGGAATGGGTCGCAGGTTGAGCTGCCCATCGATTTCCAAAAGATCGCCTACTGCTCGTTCCTGGAAGAGGGCGGAGAAAAGGAGTTTCTGACGATATTTGGTCTCTTCCAGAACTCCACGAATGCTGCTCAGAGGCGAATATGGGCATCAGCCCTTGGCTGCACTCGTGATTTTAAGCTTTTCGAGCAGTTTCTGGACTTTACATTTAAATCCAAGGAGAAACTCTTTAGCGATTGTTATATGATAGCAGTGAGAACAGCCTTGAGTCGAGAATATATGGTTACTCCCACaggaaattatattttg agcCATGCCAAAACTCTAGG TGAAATATTCAAGAAGAAAGAGCTCACAGGACTGTTGGTCAGCTTGGCGGAAAATCTTCAAAGTCGTGAGGAGTTGGAGCAACTTAGTGTGCACTTGAAAGACCTCAAGGAGTACGAAGAACCTCTACGAAAAGCTCTCGATCTGggtcaaataaatcaaaaatggcTTAAGGATTGCTCCAGTGATTTTAGTGAGGCTCTCAGGAAACGTATATAA